One genomic region from Stackebrandtia nassauensis DSM 44728 encodes:
- a CDS encoding M20 metallopeptidase family protein has translation MNSPDAFPDATAVVTPPSGPEPHDDPDALFRRCSAAIADLTPDLIAWRRHLHRHPELSFEEHDTARYIRRLLHDFGLEVSSPNETSAMGVLRTGRPGAVVALRADIDALAVREDTGLEYASHVDGVMHACGHDGHIAAMLGVAQALQRMRESLTGEIRFIFQHGEEQVPSGALDTIESGVLEDADVVLGQHLWVPLEAGKVSVRPGPVMASTDYFDITVTGKSGHAGMPHQTIDPVAVAAQIVTNIQHLVSRTSDPLNPLVVSVTGIHTGGAPNVVPGDASVYGTIRTLDEEVRAWVVERLKDIVDGVARAHEAKSATEIRFGPPVVHNDEKVTALLADSVRRQLGEAALVSIPPVMGGDDFSYYQQRVPGAYLLVGAGTPDADNAPHHHPKFTLDESGIVNGARVLADAVVALCRPGAEPLHPEAGESP, from the coding sequence ATGAATAGCCCCGATGCCTTCCCGGACGCGACCGCGGTCGTGACACCCCCTTCCGGACCCGAACCCCACGACGATCCCGACGCGCTGTTTCGGCGGTGCTCAGCGGCGATAGCGGACCTGACACCGGATCTCATAGCCTGGCGTCGTCACCTGCACCGCCACCCCGAACTGTCCTTCGAGGAGCACGACACCGCCCGGTACATCCGGCGGCTGTTGCACGACTTCGGCCTGGAAGTCAGCTCTCCCAACGAGACCAGCGCCATGGGCGTGCTGCGCACCGGCCGCCCCGGCGCGGTGGTCGCCCTGCGCGCCGACATCGACGCCCTCGCCGTGCGGGAGGACACCGGGCTCGAATACGCCTCCCACGTCGACGGCGTCATGCACGCGTGTGGCCACGATGGACATATCGCGGCCATGCTTGGTGTCGCCCAAGCACTCCAGCGCATGCGGGAGTCGCTGACCGGCGAGATCCGGTTCATCTTCCAGCACGGTGAGGAGCAGGTGCCCTCCGGCGCGCTCGACACCATTGAATCGGGGGTGCTGGAGGATGCCGACGTGGTGCTCGGCCAACACCTGTGGGTGCCGCTGGAGGCCGGGAAGGTGAGCGTGCGCCCGGGCCCGGTGATGGCCAGCACCGACTACTTCGACATCACCGTCACCGGCAAGAGCGGGCACGCCGGGATGCCGCACCAGACCATCGATCCGGTCGCGGTGGCCGCCCAGATCGTCACCAACATCCAGCACCTGGTGTCGCGCACGTCCGACCCCCTCAACCCGCTGGTCGTGTCCGTCACCGGCATCCACACCGGCGGCGCGCCCAACGTGGTGCCCGGCGACGCGTCGGTGTACGGCACCATCCGCACCCTCGACGAGGAGGTGCGCGCCTGGGTCGTCGAACGGCTCAAGGACATCGTCGACGGGGTCGCGCGGGCCCACGAGGCCAAGTCCGCCACCGAGATCCGCTTCGGGCCACCGGTCGTCCACAATGACGAGAAGGTGACGGCGCTGCTGGCCGACTCGGTCCGCCGCCAGCTCGGCGAGGCCGCGCTGGTGTCGATCCCGCCGGTCATGGGCGGCGACGACTTCTCGTACTACCAGCAGCGGGTGCCCGGCGCCTACCTGCTGGTCGGGGCCGGAACCCCCGACGCCGACAACGCGCCCCACCACCATCCGAAGTTCACACTGGACGAAAGCGGCATCGTCAACGGCGCCCGGGTACTGGCCGACGCCGTCGTCGCCCTGTGCCGTCCCGGCGCCGAACCGCTTCACCCCGAGGCGGGTGAATCCCCGTGA
- a CDS encoding ATP-grasp domain-containing protein, which yields MPTVAIVTCAELPDLDSDETLLLEPLRARGVDPVAAVWNDPAVDWDSFDATVVRCSWDYSRQRGRFLSWARTVPRLHNRAGLLEWNTDKRYLGDLAGAGVPVVPTTWLPPGTHVELPDAGEWVLKPSIGAGSRDAGRYLMGDVAQRERACELVSRLHAGGATVMAQPYMDDVDVNGERALVYLDGVFSHAVRKGAMLDGPYEGDVELFKAETIAPATATEAELALGKIVMDTIEGEPPLYARVDVVGTDANLLLLELELTEPSLFYTHSEGAAERMADAIAAKLAA from the coding sequence ATGCCGACAGTCGCCATTGTCACCTGCGCCGAACTGCCCGACTTGGACAGTGACGAGACGCTGCTCCTGGAACCGCTGCGCGCCCGCGGCGTCGACCCGGTCGCGGCGGTGTGGAACGACCCGGCCGTCGACTGGGACTCCTTCGACGCGACCGTGGTGCGCTGCTCCTGGGACTACTCGCGCCAACGGGGCCGGTTCCTGTCCTGGGCGCGCACGGTGCCGAGGCTGCACAACCGGGCCGGACTGCTGGAGTGGAACACCGACAAGCGTTACCTCGGCGACCTGGCCGGGGCCGGGGTACCGGTCGTACCGACGACCTGGCTGCCGCCAGGCACCCACGTCGAACTGCCGGACGCGGGGGAGTGGGTCCTCAAACCGTCCATAGGGGCCGGTAGCCGGGACGCGGGTCGCTACCTCATGGGCGACGTCGCGCAGCGCGAGCGCGCCTGCGAACTGGTGTCGCGGCTGCACGCGGGCGGCGCCACCGTCATGGCCCAGCCGTATATGGACGATGTGGACGTCAACGGCGAGCGGGCCCTGGTCTACCTGGACGGGGTCTTCTCGCACGCCGTCCGCAAGGGCGCGATGCTCGACGGCCCCTACGAGGGCGACGTCGAGCTGTTCAAGGCCGAGACCATCGCCCCGGCGACGGCCACCGAGGCCGAACTGGCGCTGGGCAAGATCGTCATGGACACCATCGAGGGCGAGCCGCCGCTGTACGCGCGCGTCGACGTGGTGGGCACCGACGCCAACCTGTTGCTGCTGGAACTGGAGCTGACCGAACCGTCGCTGTTCTACACCCACAGCGAGGGCGCGGCCGAGCGGATGGCCGACGCGATCGCCGCGAAACTGGCGGCTTAG
- a CDS encoding COX15/CtaA family protein codes for MSPKWVRRLSLANIIVNVAIVVTGGAVRLTGSGLGCPSWPNCAPGTFHATPEMGMHGAIEWGNRLFGAIVALVAIVTFVAALLRKPKRASLVWLTGFIGVAVAVQAFIGAATVGTDLSPWMVSVHFLVSIAILAAALVAWVRAGEPDGEVRLTVPKPVRSLWWVLVGVTVAVLFVGTLVTGAGPHAGDKDSPRSGLDTELISQAHADLVFLLVGVTIGLVFTLRVAGAPAAASRRVWVLIGVIAAQGLIGFVQYFTDLPAPLVGAHLLGAAVLWLTVLWVGVPMRERLAPSLEVRQRPAAERVTAEATA; via the coding sequence GTGTCACCGAAATGGGTGCGGCGCCTGAGCCTAGCGAACATCATCGTCAACGTTGCCATCGTGGTCACCGGGGGCGCGGTCCGGCTTACCGGATCCGGGCTCGGCTGCCCCTCGTGGCCCAACTGCGCGCCCGGCACCTTCCACGCGACCCCCGAGATGGGGATGCACGGCGCGATCGAGTGGGGCAACCGGCTGTTCGGCGCGATCGTGGCGCTGGTGGCGATCGTGACCTTCGTGGCGGCGCTGCTGCGCAAACCCAAACGCGCCTCACTGGTGTGGCTGACCGGGTTCATCGGCGTCGCGGTGGCGGTGCAGGCGTTCATCGGGGCGGCCACGGTCGGCACCGATCTGTCGCCGTGGATGGTCAGCGTGCACTTCCTGGTGTCGATCGCGATCCTGGCGGCGGCACTGGTCGCGTGGGTGCGAGCGGGCGAACCCGACGGTGAGGTGCGGCTCACGGTACCGAAGCCGGTGCGTTCACTGTGGTGGGTGCTGGTGGGTGTCACCGTGGCGGTGCTGTTCGTGGGCACCCTGGTCACCGGCGCGGGCCCGCACGCGGGCGACAAGGACTCCCCGCGTTCCGGCCTGGACACCGAGCTGATCTCCCAGGCGCACGCCGACCTGGTGTTCCTGCTGGTGGGCGTGACGATCGGGTTGGTGTTCACACTGCGGGTGGCAGGGGCCCCGGCGGCGGCGAGCCGACGGGTGTGGGTGCTGATCGGCGTCATCGCGGCCCAGGGGCTCATCGGTTTCGTCCAGTACTTCACCGACCTGCCCGCCCCGCTCGTGGGAGCGCACCTGTTGGGGGCAGCGGTGCTGTGGCTGACGGTGCTGTGGGTCGGCGTCCCGATGCGGGAACGGCTGGCCCCCAGCCTGGAGGTGCGGCAACGTCCGGCCGCCGAGCGGGTGACGGCCGAGGCGACGGCCTAG
- a CDS encoding heme o synthase, with amino-acid sequence MRRNPTAAAGVTVPVHRIAESPTRPIIIDTGRQAPAPETAPTPRRGTGAAAVLKAYVALTKPRIVELLLITTVPAMLLAARKATGGLPEVWTVVAVVIGGALAAGSANALNCFLDRDIDQLMRRTSRRPLPQHTVSPRSALVFGLVLGVVSVTAIGLVTNLLAAGLTLAAIAYYDLIYTLWLKRTTAANTVWGGVCGAAPVLIGWAAVTGGLSWEAWILFAVVFFWQPPHFWALAVKYKDDYAAAGIPMLPVVASARRVGLESVIYAWLTLVSSLALWPLATTPLYGIVAAATGLMFCVEAHRMHGRARRDEDLKPMRLFHWSTSYLTLLFVALAVDSFLI; translated from the coding sequence ATGCGTAGAAACCCGACGGCCGCAGCCGGAGTGACGGTCCCCGTCCACCGGATCGCCGAAAGCCCCACGCGGCCGATCATCATCGACACCGGCCGCCAAGCCCCCGCGCCCGAAACCGCGCCGACGCCACGGCGCGGCACCGGTGCCGCCGCGGTACTCAAAGCCTATGTGGCACTGACGAAGCCGCGCATCGTGGAGCTGTTGCTCATCACGACCGTCCCGGCGATGCTGCTGGCCGCGCGCAAGGCCACCGGCGGTCTGCCCGAGGTGTGGACGGTCGTGGCCGTCGTCATCGGCGGCGCGCTGGCGGCGGGCAGCGCCAACGCGCTGAACTGCTTCCTCGACCGCGACATCGACCAGCTGATGCGCCGCACCTCCCGGCGTCCGCTGCCGCAGCACACCGTCTCGCCGCGCAGCGCGCTGGTGTTCGGTCTGGTGCTGGGCGTGGTGTCGGTGACCGCGATCGGACTGGTCACCAACCTGCTGGCCGCCGGGCTGACGCTGGCCGCCATCGCCTACTACGACCTGATCTACACGCTGTGGCTCAAACGCACCACCGCCGCCAACACCGTGTGGGGCGGAGTGTGCGGTGCCGCGCCGGTGCTGATCGGCTGGGCCGCCGTCACCGGCGGGCTGAGCTGGGAAGCCTGGATCCTGTTCGCCGTCGTGTTCTTCTGGCAGCCGCCGCACTTCTGGGCACTGGCCGTCAAGTACAAGGACGACTACGCCGCCGCCGGAATCCCGATGCTGCCCGTGGTGGCCTCGGCCCGGCGGGTCGGACTGGAGTCCGTCATCTACGCCTGGCTGACCCTGGTGTCCTCGCTGGCGCTGTGGCCACTGGCCACCACGCCGTTGTACGGCATTGTCGCCGCGGCCACAGGATTGATGTTCTGTGTCGAAGCCCACCGGATGCACGGCCGGGCGCGACGCGACGAGGACCTCAAACCGATGCGGCTGTTCCACTGGTCGACCAGCTACCTGACCTTGCTGTTCGTGGCGCTGGCCGTCGACTCGTTCCTGATCTAG
- a CDS encoding DUF3311 domain-containing protein: MKLRIAITSLPFIGLLVGIHFANRATPYVLGLPFIVFYVAFWVVMCAVLMGLLTWLDDRAERKARETSAADAGRDAV; the protein is encoded by the coding sequence GTGAAGCTGCGCATCGCGATCACCAGCCTGCCGTTCATCGGCCTGCTGGTGGGCATCCACTTCGCCAACCGCGCCACCCCGTACGTGCTGGGCCTGCCGTTCATCGTCTTCTACGTCGCGTTCTGGGTCGTGATGTGCGCCGTGCTGATGGGGCTGTTGACCTGGCTCGACGACCGCGCCGAACGCAAGGCCCGCGAGACATCGGCCGCCGACGCGGGACGTGATGCCGTATGA
- a CDS encoding CGNR zinc finger domain-containing protein produces MVEPSAATAFIRDFANTVDVEDRTDKLATRAGLDTWLRDNGLPTGEASEPILTLRAGLRERLLLNNNGDADTDLIAAAEHVLRGVPLYARLGTDPVPDDPLLAETALARVARDWAVTVASGEWIRLKQCPDHACLWVFWDGSRSRTRRWCTMRVCGNRAKTRAYTARHREPAQADLSLAKAA; encoded by the coding sequence ATGGTCGAACCTTCGGCGGCCACCGCCTTCATCCGGGACTTCGCGAACACCGTCGACGTGGAGGACCGCACCGACAAACTGGCCACCCGCGCGGGCCTCGACACCTGGCTGCGCGACAACGGCCTGCCCACCGGCGAGGCCAGCGAACCGATCCTCACCCTGCGCGCGGGGCTGCGAGAACGCCTGCTGCTCAACAACAACGGCGACGCCGACACCGACCTCATCGCCGCCGCCGAGCACGTCCTACGCGGGGTCCCGCTGTACGCGCGACTGGGCACCGACCCGGTCCCCGACGACCCGCTGCTGGCCGAAACGGCGCTGGCCCGCGTCGCCCGCGACTGGGCGGTCACCGTGGCGTCGGGCGAGTGGATCCGGCTCAAGCAGTGCCCGGACCACGCGTGCCTGTGGGTGTTCTGGGACGGCAGCCGCAGCCGCACCCGCCGCTGGTGCACGATGCGGGTGTGCGGCAACCGCGCCAAGACCCGCGCCTACACCGCCCGCCACCGCGAGCCCGCACAAGCCGACTTAAGCCTCGCCAAGGCCGCTTAA
- a CDS encoding sigma-70 family RNA polymerase sigma factor yields the protein MTTDPARAESGPGDAAHRLEPYRRELLAHCYRMVGSADEAEDLVQETFLRAWRSRRDFEGRSSWRTWLYRIATNVCLTALEQRGRRALPSGLGAPAEDATTPPRPAEPGIAWLQPIPDAQVAPRSADPATVVTAREGLRLALIASLQYLPARQRAVLLLREVLAFPAAEVASMLDTTTAAVKSALQRARARLDDVDPKGEPLREPTEPRTRELLEQYITGFENADTAALERALRADAAIELVGTRTWFSGRATCLGYLRTVIGRCGDWRMLPTAANGQPAVAAYVRSADGIHRAFGIGVLTVSQEGISHVHVFGGGADLTATFGLPPVWPGR from the coding sequence ATGACGACCGACCCGGCGCGTGCCGAATCCGGGCCTGGCGACGCCGCGCACCGGCTGGAGCCGTACCGGCGCGAGTTGCTGGCGCACTGCTACCGCATGGTCGGTTCGGCGGACGAGGCCGAGGACCTGGTGCAGGAGACCTTTCTGCGGGCCTGGCGGTCCCGCCGCGACTTCGAGGGACGGTCGTCATGGCGAACCTGGCTGTACCGCATCGCCACCAACGTCTGCCTGACCGCGCTGGAGCAGCGCGGTCGGCGGGCGTTGCCCTCGGGATTGGGCGCGCCCGCCGAGGACGCCACGACCCCGCCTCGCCCGGCCGAACCCGGGATCGCTTGGCTGCAACCGATACCCGACGCCCAGGTGGCCCCCCGCTCGGCCGATCCCGCGACGGTCGTGACCGCGCGGGAGGGACTCAGACTCGCGCTCATCGCCAGTCTCCAGTACCTGCCCGCCCGGCAGCGGGCCGTGCTGCTGTTGCGGGAGGTGCTGGCCTTCCCGGCCGCCGAGGTCGCGTCCATGCTCGACACCACGACCGCGGCAGTCAAGAGCGCGCTGCAACGGGCCCGCGCCCGGCTCGACGACGTCGACCCCAAGGGCGAACCCCTGCGGGAGCCCACCGAGCCGCGGACCCGGGAACTGCTGGAGCAGTACATCACCGGATTCGAGAACGCCGACACCGCCGCCCTGGAGCGGGCACTGCGCGCCGACGCCGCGATCGAGCTGGTCGGGACCCGCACCTGGTTCTCCGGCCGCGCGACCTGCCTGGGCTACCTGCGAACGGTCATCGGCCGGTGTGGTGACTGGCGGATGCTGCCGACCGCCGCCAACGGCCAGCCCGCCGTGGCCGCCTACGTCCGCAGCGCCGACGGGATCCACCGCGCCTTCGGGATCGGTGTCCTCACCGTTTCCCAGGAGGGCATCAGCCACGTGCACGTCTTCGGCGGCGGTGCCGACCTGACCGCGACGTTCGGTCTGCCGCCGGTCTGGCCGGGACGCTAA
- a CDS encoding MFS transporter, translating to MTAVAPPLAPTPVSYPRRNVPVLVGFTALTNLADGVLKVALPLLAVTVTSSPGQVAAVAVALSLPWLLASLHVGVLTDRVDRRLLLSLANAARLLVVAGLLFAVVTGALTMPLLYAVAVLIGVSDVVVSTASAALIPNAVAPSGRLRANAWITGAETVANEFAGPALGGLLIGLGAALSLGATAATYALGVGLIALLAGRFTPVPVATDQPRSVNGDIREGLRFLWHHRLLWTMTIAVSVMITGWSAWLALLPTFATGELGLGATGYGLLLSAIGIGGVAGAVLAGPINRLIGTRMTLLADIFGTIAMLALPAFVDEPWLIGAAAFAGGMGGTLWSVTSRTIGQNAVPDELRGRYLATARVIGWGTMPAGAALAGVLAELWGPRVAFAVFALAAATLIVPFLRVVTPQALAKVEAEAR from the coding sequence ATGACCGCTGTAGCCCCGCCCCTGGCCCCCACCCCTGTCTCCTACCCGCGCCGCAACGTCCCCGTCCTGGTCGGCTTCACCGCGCTGACGAACCTCGCCGACGGTGTCCTCAAGGTCGCGTTGCCGCTGCTGGCCGTGACCGTCACCAGCTCGCCCGGCCAGGTCGCCGCCGTCGCCGTGGCCCTGTCGCTGCCGTGGCTGCTGGCCTCGCTGCACGTCGGTGTCCTGACCGACCGCGTCGACCGCCGCCTGCTGCTGAGCCTCGCCAACGCCGCCCGGCTGCTCGTCGTGGCCGGGCTGCTGTTCGCCGTCGTCACCGGCGCGCTGACCATGCCGCTGCTGTACGCCGTCGCGGTACTCATCGGAGTCAGCGACGTGGTCGTGTCCACCGCGTCGGCCGCCCTGATCCCCAACGCGGTCGCGCCCTCGGGCCGCCTGCGCGCCAACGCGTGGATCACCGGCGCCGAGACCGTCGCCAACGAGTTCGCCGGACCCGCGCTCGGCGGGCTGCTCATCGGCTTGGGTGCGGCCCTGTCGCTGGGTGCCACGGCGGCGACCTACGCCCTCGGCGTCGGGCTCATCGCGCTGCTCGCCGGACGATTCACCCCGGTCCCCGTCGCAACCGACCAGCCCCGTTCCGTCAACGGCGACATCCGCGAGGGACTGCGGTTCCTGTGGCACCACCGGCTGCTGTGGACGATGACGATCGCGGTGTCCGTCATGATCACCGGCTGGAGCGCCTGGCTGGCGCTGCTGCCCACCTTCGCCACCGGCGAGCTCGGACTGGGAGCCACCGGTTACGGGCTTTTGTTGAGCGCCATCGGAATCGGGGGTGTGGCCGGGGCAGTGCTGGCCGGGCCGATCAATCGGCTCATCGGCACCCGGATGACGCTGCTGGCCGACATCTTCGGCACCATCGCGATGCTGGCGCTGCCCGCCTTCGTCGACGAACCGTGGCTGATCGGCGCCGCGGCGTTCGCCGGTGGCATGGGCGGCACGCTGTGGTCGGTCACCAGCCGCACGATCGGCCAAAACGCGGTGCCCGACGAGCTGCGGGGCCGCTACCTGGCCACCGCCCGCGTCATCGGCTGGGGCACGATGCCCGCCGGTGCCGCGCTGGCCGGAGTGCTGGCCGAACTGTGGGGGCCGCGAGTGGCCTTCGCGGTGTTCGCGCTGGCCGCGGCGACCCTGATCGTCCCGTTCCTGCGCGTCGTGACCCCACAAGCGCTGGCCAAAGTGGAAGCCGAAGCCCGATAA
- a CDS encoding CPBP family intramembrane glutamic endopeptidase, producing MVILGSLAAVTVLNRIGPGGTGVVVEPLVAVALIVLARWHGLTWHDLGLSRRTWGKGLKWASLAIAAVAAVYLIGALLPLTRDAFVDSRYQLGTGTALLTGFVLIPLGTIALEEVAFRGVLMGVLGKRKGVTLAISVSSVLFGLWHVLPSLAMGANKLVASIVGPGLLARVIMVAAVVAFTGAAGWLLCEVRRRSGSLLAPMGLHWATNGLGVLLTSALWSLRVV from the coding sequence ATGGTCATTCTTGGCTCGCTGGCCGCCGTCACGGTCCTCAATAGAATCGGACCGGGCGGCACCGGCGTCGTCGTCGAACCCCTGGTGGCCGTCGCCCTGATCGTGCTGGCCCGCTGGCACGGACTGACCTGGCACGACCTCGGCCTGTCCCGCCGCACCTGGGGCAAGGGCCTCAAGTGGGCCAGCCTGGCCATCGCCGCCGTCGCGGCCGTCTACCTGATCGGCGCCCTGCTCCCCCTCACCCGCGACGCCTTCGTCGACTCCCGCTACCAGCTCGGCACCGGCACCGCCCTGCTCACCGGCTTCGTGCTCATCCCGCTGGGCACCATCGCGTTGGAGGAGGTCGCGTTCCGGGGCGTCCTCATGGGTGTGCTCGGCAAGCGCAAGGGCGTCACCCTCGCGATCTCCGTTTCATCGGTCCTTTTCGGACTGTGGCACGTACTGCCGTCGCTGGCCATGGGCGCCAACAAGCTGGTCGCCTCGATCGTCGGCCCCGGCCTGCTGGCCCGCGTCATCATGGTGGCCGCCGTCGTGGCGTTCACCGGCGCCGCCGGTTGGCTGCTGTGCGAGGTACGCCGACGCTCCGGCAGCCTGCTGGCCCCCATGGGCCTGCACTGGGCCACCAACGGCCTGGGCGTGCTGCTGACCAGCGCTCTGTGGTCGCTGCGCGTCGTGTGA
- a CDS encoding TetR/AcrR family transcriptional regulator codes for MEDNIETTGDDWSARKRELLEKAVEYASEHGITETSLRPLAAAIGSSPRVLLYLFGSKQELFVEIFTICRERQFNLLLGALEATDDTAEALWHLWKSWLADPKRRALMRLFFDNYVHSMYGHEPYREFGPKSVDQWLEALEPMAPDGPPARRSATLTLAVLRGLLLDILATGDTERVDDALRSFLWPNGSERKDSTID; via the coding sequence ATGGAAGACAACATCGAGACGACCGGCGACGACTGGTCGGCGCGCAAACGCGAGCTCCTGGAGAAGGCCGTCGAGTACGCCTCCGAGCACGGCATCACCGAGACCTCACTGCGTCCGCTGGCCGCCGCGATCGGCAGCAGCCCCCGGGTGTTGCTGTACCTGTTCGGGTCCAAACAGGAACTGTTCGTCGAGATCTTCACCATCTGCCGGGAACGGCAGTTCAACCTGCTGCTGGGAGCCCTGGAGGCCACCGACGACACCGCCGAGGCGCTGTGGCACCTGTGGAAGTCGTGGCTGGCCGATCCCAAGCGGCGGGCGCTGATGCGATTGTTCTTCGACAACTACGTCCACTCGATGTACGGCCACGAACCGTATCGGGAATTCGGGCCGAAGAGTGTGGACCAGTGGCTGGAGGCGCTGGAGCCGATGGCTCCCGACGGCCCGCCCGCCCGCCGTTCGGCGACGTTGACGCTGGCGGTGCTGCGGGGTCTGCTGCTGGACATCCTGGCTACCGGCGACACCGAACGCGTCGACGACGCGTTGCGATCTTTCTTGTGGCCAAACGGAAGTGAACGTAAAGACAGCACAATAGACTGA
- a CDS encoding alpha/beta hydrolase yields MPSQESETIKRHWQSVRKAWDEPRGPQPDNESWGNLTAEPREVDYLEIEAAGLPAMWAIPKNSAADRVLLCLHGGGFVGGSIYSHRKLFGHLAKAAGVRALLLGYHLAPKHVFPSQVDEAVAGYRWLLEQGFDAGHIAFTGDSAGGGLSITAQLRAREQGLPVPAATLPFSPWVDMEVGGKSYETNRPREPYFHKETVEMLAGVYLGPDGDLRDPHANPLHADLSGLGPMYIQAGGDEGLLDDARLLADHARRAGVDVRLDVFDDMLHTFQMGAGRVPEADDAIRRMADWVRSKLDLTDGRDQAGSGS; encoded by the coding sequence ATGCCGAGCCAAGAGTCGGAAACGATCAAAAGACACTGGCAGTCAGTACGCAAGGCCTGGGACGAACCCCGAGGCCCGCAACCGGACAACGAGTCCTGGGGGAATCTGACCGCCGAACCCCGCGAGGTGGACTACCTCGAGATCGAGGCGGCCGGGCTGCCCGCGATGTGGGCGATACCGAAGAACAGCGCCGCCGACAGGGTGCTGCTGTGCCTGCACGGCGGTGGTTTCGTCGGCGGCTCGATCTACTCGCACCGCAAACTGTTCGGCCACCTCGCCAAGGCGGCCGGGGTGCGGGCGCTGCTCCTGGGATACCACCTCGCCCCCAAGCACGTGTTTCCGTCGCAGGTGGACGAGGCGGTGGCCGGCTACCGCTGGCTGCTCGAACAGGGATTCGACGCCGGGCACATCGCCTTCACCGGTGACTCGGCTGGCGGCGGCTTGTCCATAACCGCCCAACTGCGGGCCCGGGAGCAGGGCCTGCCCGTCCCGGCGGCGACGCTGCCGTTCTCGCCGTGGGTGGACATGGAGGTCGGCGGCAAGTCCTATGAGACCAATCGGCCCCGGGAACCCTACTTCCACAAGGAGACCGTGGAAATGCTGGCGGGCGTCTACCTGGGACCCGACGGCGACCTCCGCGACCCGCACGCCAACCCGTTGCACGCGGACCTGTCCGGGCTGGGACCGATGTACATCCAGGCGGGCGGTGACGAGGGGCTGCTCGACGACGCCCGACTGCTCGCCGACCACGCCCGCCGGGCCGGTGTCGACGTCCGGCTCGACGTCTTCGACGACATGCTGCACACCTTCCAGATGGGCGCCGGTCGCGTTCCCGAGGCCGACGACGCGATCCGCAGGATGGCCGACTGGGTACGCTCCAAGTTGGACCTCACCGACGGCCGGGACCAGGCCGGATCCGGGTCCTGA